A window of Staphylococcus sp. 17KM0847 contains these coding sequences:
- a CDS encoding YfcE family phosphodiesterase, translating to MKKFIIVSDNHSEAGILYDVYTQHNDADAFFHLGDSEFEYHDTELSLYQRVKGNMDFYPEFLESDIAHFDDIHIFFTHGHLFGVNTSRAELVNQALHHGAQIALYGHTHIAKYEKIKGVHVINPGSISQSRSNLEETYAELKLGEENVIHFRNRNHQIIQSIIIDE from the coding sequence ATGAAAAAATTTATTATTGTCAGCGATAATCATTCAGAAGCAGGTATTTTGTATGATGTTTATACACAACATAATGATGCAGATGCTTTCTTTCATCTAGGAGACTCGGAATTTGAATATCATGATACAGAATTAAGTTTATATCAACGTGTGAAAGGTAATATGGATTTTTATCCAGAGTTTTTAGAAAGTGATATCGCACATTTTGACGATATTCATATATTTTTTACACATGGCCATTTGTTTGGTGTCAATACATCAAGAGCAGAACTTGTAAATCAAGCACTACATCATGGTGCGCAAATTGCTTTATATGGTCACACACATATCGCAAAATATGAAAAAATTAAAGGGGTACATGTTATTAATCCAGGTAGCATTTCTCAATCTCGTAGTAACCTTGAAGAGACATATGCTGAACTTAAATTAGGCGAAGAAAATGTTATTCATTTTAGAAACAGAAATCACCAAATCATTCAAAGCATCATAATAGATGAATAA
- a CDS encoding beta-class phenol-soluble modulin, producing the protein MKELFESISGIVTSAINHDWTELGTSIVGTVEQGIGLLTSILGLG; encoded by the coding sequence ATGAAAGAATTATTTGAATCAATTAGTGGCATCGTTACTTCAGCAATCAACCATGATTGGACAGAATTAGGAACATCAATTGTAGGTACAGTAGAACAAGGCATCGGTTTATTAACAAGCATCTTAGGTTTAGGTTAG
- a CDS encoding epsilon family phenol-soluble modulin yields the protein MFIFNLIKKAIEFFKGLFNK from the coding sequence ATGTTTATTTTCAACCTAATTAAAAAAGCAATCGAATTTTTTAAAGGTTTATTTAACAAATAA
- a CDS encoding MFS transporter — protein sequence MNNSKVNSHYWMKLVAVFTLGWLVIYAARTILNPIMGDIKTEFTLNNAQLGLIMSLFFIGYTITQIPSGIMGDKIGRKKILLPSFLIFGLFMVITGLMPSYFLFVIAWVIVGLAQGMFYGPQYALSSEAIPEKNITLGSALINSGMAFGTSIGYFISSITVSEMGMSWRMPFYIMAVPILIVAFLMYKVIKERPLKQVQQDESMEPFRISALFKNRNLILAYIIIFCSIYGFFMIITWLPYYLESERGINGAQVAFVASLVPWAAIPGSLFFSWLSDKLGRRKPVLMIMLPLAFVFTASIVFFDNLAILYIALIGYGIVGKISTNPVLIAVVADNAPRNALGTSFSVYNFIGMSASILAPYITGFLTDLTGSMAVGFYLAALLLIVGFVASLMLREKGKTVR from the coding sequence ATGAATAACAGTAAAGTCAATAGTCATTATTGGATGAAACTTGTTGCAGTCTTTACATTAGGATGGTTAGTGATTTATGCGGCACGTACAATATTAAACCCTATAATGGGCGATATCAAAACAGAATTCACTTTAAATAATGCGCAATTAGGCCTAATTATGAGTTTGTTTTTTATTGGTTATACAATTACACAAATTCCATCAGGTATTATGGGTGATAAAATTGGGCGTAAAAAAATATTATTGCCGAGTTTTTTAATTTTTGGTCTCTTCATGGTTATTACGGGTTTGATGCCAAGTTATTTCTTATTTGTCATAGCATGGGTTATCGTAGGTTTAGCCCAGGGGATGTTTTATGGTCCACAGTATGCATTATCTTCAGAAGCTATACCAGAAAAAAATATTACATTGGGTAGTGCGTTAATCAATAGTGGTATGGCTTTTGGAACATCAATTGGTTATTTTATTTCAAGTATTACAGTTTCTGAGATGGGCATGAGTTGGAGAATGCCATTTTATATTATGGCCGTTCCAATTCTTATCGTAGCATTTTTAATGTATAAAGTTATTAAAGAACGTCCACTAAAACAAGTACAACAAGATGAAAGCATGGAGCCTTTTAGAATATCTGCTTTATTTAAAAATAGGAATTTAATTTTAGCTTATATTATTATATTCTGCTCTATTTATGGATTTTTTATGATTATTACTTGGTTACCTTATTATTTAGAATCAGAGCGAGGAATTAACGGTGCACAAGTTGCTTTTGTTGCCTCACTTGTACCGTGGGCAGCTATTCCGGGTTCATTATTCTTTAGTTGGCTGTCAGATAAATTAGGTCGTAGAAAACCCGTGTTAATGATTATGTTACCGTTAGCATTTGTTTTTACGGCTTCCATAGTGTTTTTTGATAATTTAGCTATTCTCTACATAGCATTAATAGGGTATGGTATAGTCGGCAAAATTAGCACCAATCCCGTTTTAATTGCTGTTGTTGCAGATAATGCACCAAGAAATGCTTTAGGCACATCATTTAGTGTATATAATTTCATTGGTATGAGTGCTTCAATTTTAGCACCATACATCACAGGGTTTTTAACAGATTTGACAGGATCAATGGCAGTAGGGTTTTATCTTGCGGCATTATTACTTATTGTTGGATTTGTAGCATCATTAATGTTAAGAGAAAAAGGTAAAACAGTAAGATAG
- a CDS encoding VOC family protein translates to MTTLYPYLSFNNTKEALEYYKTVFGATDIKRLPVSKEQASHFGLDEIQAENATMHSEFVIGGAKLHASDSFGKPDLLNGAISLMLDYDIHNQKDADEIETLYERIKTHDTITIELPFETQFWGGKMGVFTDKYGVRWMLHGNDVEKMK, encoded by the coding sequence ATGACTACACTTTATCCCTATTTATCATTTAATAATACAAAAGAGGCTTTAGAATATTATAAAACTGTATTTGGTGCAACCGACATTAAACGTTTACCTGTATCAAAAGAACAGGCAAGCCATTTTGGTTTGGATGAAATTCAAGCAGAAAATGCTACGATGCATTCTGAATTTGTTATCGGTGGTGCAAAGCTCCATGCCTCTGATTCTTTTGGTAAACCCGATCTATTAAATGGGGCCATTTCATTGATGCTTGATTATGATATACATAATCAAAAAGATGCTGATGAAATCGAAACATTGTATGAACGTATTAAAACACATGATACAATCACCATCGAATTACCTTTTGAAACACAATTTTGGGGTGGGAAAATGGGTGTTTTTACAGATAAGTACGGTGTAAGATGGATGCTGCATGGCAACGATGTTGAAAAAATGAAGTAA